Part of the Zingiber officinale cultivar Zhangliang chromosome 6A, Zo_v1.1, whole genome shotgun sequence genome, ATGAACGAGGAGATCAGCATGGTCATGCATATCAATGCCATAAAAGACAGGAAAGACCAAGACTAATACCAGGATGGCTTATCATAGAGTATTTTCATTCATGATATCAGGTAGTGAAAAGTAAATGAAGAAAACCACTTTGGAATTCTAAACAATAAACGAAAAATATATGAACTTCTTCACAGTTTTCTGTAGTAAAAAACaaagacaatttttcaaaaagaaaactaGTAACTCACCGTTAGCATCAAAAGGAATAATAGGGAACTAACAAAACCCCCAAGAATTGTCAACAACTCAGAGGATGCCAATTTCTCTCTGTACATTTCCAGAAGTGAGAGAATGATGGCAAATGAAAGTAACGAGTAGAGCATAGATCTCCCCGTGGTGGCCATAGAGTCAATCCTTTCAAGAATAAGTTAAATGAGAGCAGGACGTAACAACATTTCATGTATAAACAAATGCATGGAGAACACTAATAACATCTAAAAGAGAATTTCAGAATTACATGTATCAACAACTATGATCTTGCATGCCTCAACAAGTTTAGATATCAAGAGACAGAACACATGTCAAGTTGCCAGCAGTGTTTAATTTGAAAGAAGGTCAACATTCAACTATCGTTTAGTTGAAATCATACTTCTCCTGATCTCTCCAGGGCTTTATGGCGTTAAAGAGATTTACTCCAAAACGAAACACGTCAAGCTCCTTTTCTTTTTCGTTACTGACATCGGTAAAGGCAAGCTCTTAGATGCTAATTTAGCGTTGGTCTGACCGATTAGTTAAATCTAATAAAAACGACGTAATGGCTCAGGAGAAAACTTGAGATATAAAGAGATCGAACAACTAGGTTGCGACACTAAACGCATCAACGAAATAAATTCGACAAACATAAAAAAATTGGATATGACAAAAAAGAAGAAGCATTTTTACAGGCAATTTGGATGCGCCACCAGAAAACATCAGCGAGGTCAGATCAGGAGCTGAATGAACACGAGGAAACGCATAGAGTCGGAAAACTCATCGTACCTTTGCTTCTTCGGCTGCCGCGATGGTGGCCGGAGGAAAccgagaaggagaggagaagctCGATGAATAAGGACTTAGGGATTTTACAGGTTGATCAAAGAGGGATCGGATCTACACGGCaaaattcaaaacaaaatttttcattatttaaaaaacttgtcAGAAGTGGGATTTGAACCCACGCCCCGTTAGAGGACCAGAACTTGAGTCTGGCGCCTTAAACCACTCGGCCATCCTGACGAattgttttttttcttaactAAATATAATATGAATGAAAACTTTAAGCTAGCCAACTAACCTTTTTTTAAACTTGCTACCTTCACAAAGCATCCGATTCTTCTTTGATTGCTCGCAATCTTCTTCCTTTACGATCTCCCtcatcatcttcctccttctcccatCGCCCAAATACTCGACTAATATGGATCTCCTGATCAAACCCAACCCCACGTCCAAGATCCACATCGAGGTTTGCATGATCTCCGCCCGCGGCCTCCGGCGCCGCCGCTCCACCTTCCTCAAGCCGCAGTGGTTCGCCGTCGGGTGGGTCGACCCCGACGAGAAGTACTGCACTAGGATCGATACCTCCGGCATCTCCAATCCCACGTGGAAGACCAAATTCTCGCTCGCCGTCGGAGACGCCACCATCTCTGGCGAACTGGCAGCCTCCCTGACGGTGGAAGTCTACAAGAGGGAGCCCATTTTTCTGAGGGAGAAGCTTCATGGTGTCGCGGTGGTGCCGTTGAAGGAGTTCATGGTCAGATTCTTGAGCCAAACAGAGTCGAATCCGATGGTGGAGAGTTTCCAGCTGAGGAAGAAGAATTCGGAGGAAAGCCGTGGATTTGTCGACATCTCTATCCATATTTACCGGAAAAGCGAGCAAAATTATCATCGAAGTATCCGTTGCAAATTTGCATTTCACTTTACcttctggattttatttttcaaaatgtaaATTTAAAGATTGATCCTTTCTCAATTTGCAGCCACCGATGGAGATTTCCCATACGCAAATGATAGGGACGGAATCACAATCGCCATCGGAGATGGCCCGACCTTACCTTTCCCGGCCCATCCACAACCTCTGAGCTGCCGGCCTACCACTCCTCCACCGCCTCCGCCGCCTTCTAACGCAGGATATTTACCGTCGTTGTTCCCGGGAGCAGCAGCTCCCCCGCCGGAGACTTACGTCAGTCTGCCGCCGCAGGGGGCGGTGAGACATGGGGGTGGAGCGCCGTCGGGGTTCGGGATGGGACTCGGAGCTGGCGCCTTGGCAGCCGGAGCTGTGATCTTCGGGGACGACTTCATGTCGGGTTCCCCTTTCCCGGCTGGGCTTCACGGCAGCAGCTTGACTGTATCGGCTGACGGAGATGCTCTGTTCTGATGTATATCGAATTGATAGATTAACGGCTtccaataaatatttataaatagaaGGCTGATTTTAGACAAAAGGTTCCATGGatcatttttttttcacaaatcacaaattatatatatatatatatatatatatatatatatatatatatatatatatatatatatatatatatatatatatatatatatatatatatatatttatatatatataggatataatatttagattaaatgaaataaaaaaaaatactatatatatatttatatatatataggatataatatttagattaaatgaaataaaaaaaaaaatactataggTGCTCACCGATACAATGTATCatctatatataatatatattgcaCATCTTATCTTGCACACCCAGGAGCACTATGTGTATTTTTTATTAAAAGCTTATTTAGGGTGGAGGATATAGTATTTAAGTTGAAGtaagtgaatatatatatatatatatatatatatatatatatatatatatatatagtaaaaagaataaaaatagtAATATCTTATAATGTAAATAGTATCGGTACATTACTGTTATCATTTACTATAATTCCGCACTTCCCTATTACTTACTTTTATTAACTATTTATTGTTACTATTCACTATTACTATTCACtattagtatttaatttttagtatttaCTTCAAACATAGTTCAGTATTTACTACTTAAGTTCTTACACAACTTCTAAGAAGAAGCATAATTTAaataatggtatcagagccctaagatCCTCTAGGACCTTTTATGAAcaaaatacaatttaaaaatacTCATTATGAAGAAGCCATTTAATTCTCTCAACAATTTACCAAAAATAAAGACACCGATTACAGTAACGCGACACTAGTAAATCCAGGAAACCAAATATTAATATAACAAAATAATACGATATTGACACTACTTCCTTACATTATAGGCTCACGGTTTTAGAAACTCAACTTCTCACCCTGGAAAGCCATATCTATAAAAACATCCATACAAGTGATGTTAAAGAAACCCTAGAAAGTATAAATAAAGACCTTAGTAAATTATCTTTAGGAAAAATAATTACCCGACAACGACCTACTACTTATAAGTTCCTCACATACAAGACACAGGACCTCATTCCAAATGGATCTACGAACAAAAACACAAGTTGAAAGTTTTTCTGGATTATCACAaactttaagacaatcaaataaaAACTTATCTGTGATTCAAAGAAGATCATCAACAAATATTGCTACTTATCAATTAGAAGAACTAATAGATATTGAACATAATTTGGACACCTTTTCTAACGAACAACTAAATACCTTAAATCCAAGAAGAATATATAATCAAGGACTATTATCCTTTTCTACATCACTCTATAGACATCATAGGACACAACCACTTTATTTACCAGATGGAGGTGAAGAAAGATTTAATATAATGACTGAAGAATCGGCACGAACACTTCTACAAAGAAAACACCACTACATACATCTAGGACTAATAGTATTTGGACTAAGAGGACTTACTAGAAAAAGTATAAGAGCCAAAGTATTTTTAGTTCTTTACGACTCAAGATTTTCTGACAATGACAAGGCAGTTATTGGACTTATTGAAGTAGATATGAATAGCAATTTAGGAGTTACCTATTTCTGTCCAAACTTCAATATGACAATCCCAGACTTTATAGAACATATTAACATTTCAGTACAAGCCAGAGGATATGGAGACTTTCAAAGACATAATATCCAAATAGACATAATCTTTCTAGGAAAACCAATAACAAATATTAACAATAGTTTTAAAGTTCAAATTACTAATATCATTGAAACCCTTACTACAAAAGGAATTTATTTCTTAAAACCCAAGGACTTTTCATCTACTTTATTTGCCGGATTAGATTGGACTATTAATTTGGAGTTAAGCACTAAACCACAAATTTTGCAACCAACGGAATCCATTTTTATAAAGATAGACACGGTAGCTCCATagtaagatttcataattacaaacccTCAACATCACAAGAAGAAGATCATGAAGAAAATCAAGATAATATGAACTTAATGAACATAGAATATAGTACACTGGAAACTAATACCAACAACATTGCTGaagataattatttattttacaaTGACCTAAATGAATATGTTTACATCCCATTT contains:
- the LOC121993879 gene encoding protein SRC2-like, producing MDLLIKPNPTSKIHIEVCMISARGLRRRRSTFLKPQWFAVGWVDPDEKYCTRIDTSGISNPTWKTKFSLAVGDATISGELAASLTVEVYKREPIFLREKLHGVAVVPLKEFMVRFLSQTESNPMVESFQLRKKNSEESRGFVDISIHIYRKSEQNYHRTTDGDFPYANDRDGITIAIGDGPTLPFPAHPQPLSCRPTTPPPPPPPSNAGYLPSLFPGAAAPPPETYVSLPPQGAVRHGGGAPSGFGMGLGAGALAAGAVIFGDDFMSGSPFPAGLHGSSLTVSADGDALF